Genomic DNA from Thermodesulfobacteriota bacterium:
CCCGCCAGGGCGTAGGCGAAGAGCCCGGCGACGGGGGCGAGCACAAACGGCAGAGGATGACGGTGGACGAGGGACATGGCGGATAACCTCAAGCTCGGCATTCGCATCGGCGTAGACGCCAAAGACGCCGAAAGCAATGTAACGCGCTTCGAGCGGGAGTTCCAGCGGGTGCTGGAGGGCCTGGGGAAGACCGCGCCCGAGATCGCCGCCTTTCGCGAGCTCGAGCTGGCTTCCGCGGCGGGCCAGAAGAGCCTGGAGGGGGTGGACGCCCAGACGCTTCGGCTGATTGGCACGTTTCGGGAGATGCGGGAGGTGGCCCGGGCGCAAGACATGTTGCAGATCGTGCCCCACCAGGAGATTCGGGGGCGCATCGACCAGGTGAACCAGGCGTTCGCGACCCTCAAGGCCTCGGGCACCCTCACGCAGAAAGAGCTAGCGCAGGCGGCGCTCAAGGCCAACCAGCAGATCACGCAACTCCAGGGCTCGACCAACGGCTGGTCGGACGCACTGCTCCAGGCCAAGACGAGCCTGGCGGGCGTGGTTGGGGCTGGGGCCGGGCTGGGGTATGTGGTGAAGCAGGCCATGGACTTCGAAAGCGCCATGGCCGACGTGCGCAAGGTGGTAGACGCCTCGCCGGAGCAGTTTGCGGCGCTGACGCGCGAGATCCAGGACCTGACGAAGGAGCTGCCGCTCTCGGCCAAGGAGCTCGCGGCCATCGCCGCGGCGGGCGGGCAGCTCGGGGTGACCGCCGAGGACCTGGGCGAGTTCACCCGCCTGGCGGCGCAGATGGCCACGGCGTTCAACATGAGCGCCGAGCAGGCCGGGCAGGCCATCGCCAAGCTGGCGAACGTGTACGGGCTGCCCATCGCCAAGGTGCGGGAGCTCGGCGACGCGATCAACACGCTCGGGAACAACACGGCGGCGACCGAGGCCGGGATCATCGAGACGATGACCCGCATCGGCGGCACGGCGGAGCAGTTTGGCCTGGCCACGGAGCAGGCCGCGGCGCTCTCGGCGGCCTTCATCAGCCTGGGCAAGGCGCCCGAGGTGGCCGCCCGCAGCATCAACGCGCTGCTCGCCAAGCTCCAGACGGCGCGGGTGGGGACCGACCAGTTCAAGGGGGGGCTCGAGGCGCTGGGCCTTTCGGCCGACGCCCTGGCGGACCGCATCGCCGCCGATCCACAGAAGGCCCTGAGCGAGTTTCTCCACACCCTGGAAGCCCTGGACAAGCAAAGCCGCGCCGAGATCCTCACCCAACTGTTCGGCGAGGGCTATCAGGATGACATCGCCGTGGTGGTGGGGGCGCTGGGGCAGTACGACAAGGCCTTGGGGCTGGTAGCCGACAAGACGAAGACCGCCGGTGCGATGCAAAACGAGTTCGCGACCCGGATGGAGACGACCGCGGCGCAGCTCGACCTGCTCAAGAACGCGGTGGACCGTATCGCCACCAACCTGGGCACCGTGCTCCTGCCGGCGGTAAAGGGGGTGGTGGACGGGGCGACCGCGGGCGCCGACGCGCTGGCGAGCTTTGCCGAGACCTTCCCGGTGATCAGCCAGCTCGCCGGGCTACTGGTAACGCTGGCCACGACGGCGGGCGGGCTGAAGGTGGCCTTTCTCGCGGCGAAGGTCGCCGGGCTCGATATGGCCGAGGGGGTGGGGGAGCGGCTGAAGGCGATGAACCAACCCATCCGTGACGCAGCCCGCGAGCTGGGGGGGCTGCGCACGGCGATGAGCGTGGTGTCGGCCTTCGCGGTGGGGTGGGAGATCGGCACTTGGCTTTCGAGCAAGTTCGAGGTGGTGAGAAAGGCCGGCGTGCTGATGGCCTGGGCGGTGACCAAGGCCTTCGAGGACGTGCGCTATGCCTGGGAGCTGACCAAGGCCACCTTGAGCGACGACACCTGGGAGGAAGCCACCCGGCGGCACACAGAGCGCACGGCCGAGATCAAGGCCGGGTACGAGGACCTTTGGGAGCAGGCCGGCAAGGGAGCCGCCGAGACGGCCAAGGCCACGCAGAAGGCGGGGGACGCGGCAAAGGACGCCGGGAAGAAGGTAGGAGACGCAGGCAAGCAGGGCAAGGCGGGACTGAAGGAGGCCAAGGAGGAGGCGAAGGAACTACAGCAGGCGCTGGGGGCCTTGAGCGCCGACGCCTTCAAGGCGCTGACGGGGGTCTCCCGCCAGGCCCGCGACGCTGCCGGCTCGTTTGCCGACACGGTGCAGACCGTGGGGGCGCTCGGCAAAGAGGGTGAGAGGGTCGCGAAGATCTTTGCCGGCGAGTGGGCCGCTGCCCTCAAGAAGGCCACGGACCCGGCGGACGTGGAGCACCTGACCGACACGCTGCGCATGCTCTGGGAGAACGGCGACCTGGGCGCGAGGCAGTATGCGCAGGGGCTGGAACTCGCCAAGCAGAGGATGGAGGAGCTCACCGGGGCCACCGTCGCGGGAGGCAACGCGCTGACGGCCTACTGGGCGTCCGTGTCGGAAGCCGCCAAGAAGGCCCACGCGGCGCAGGTGGAGCACGCCAAGAAGATCAACGCGGCCGCGGCGCTGGGCGCGGAAAAGACCCGCGAGGCCGGGGGGGCGTGGGAGGACCTGCAGAAGAAGGGCACGGCGGCCTGGGAAGCGCTGCAAGGCGGGGCGCGCGCGGCCGGGCAGGCCGGCGAGCAGGCCGCGGGGCAGGCCGCCAAGGGCCTGGGCGTGATCAGCGCCGAGGCTGCGGCCGCTCGGGCCAGCGTGGCCGCCCTGGGCGAAGAGGCCGAGGCCGCGTACCTGGCGGTGCTGCGCATGGGCGGGCGGCAGGTGGTGTCGCTGGCGGAGCTGAAGAGCGCCGCGGCCGGCATCACCTACGAGTACGCCCGCCAGGCGGCGGCGGTAGACGCGCTGACGGCGCGGCTCTCGGGGGCCGAGGGGGCCACCCGGGCGAACGTGGCGGCGGCCGAGGACGCCCTGGAGAGTTACCAGCTCTTGGGCGACGAGCGCCTGGGCGGGCTGCGCGACGCCCTTTCCGACGCCCGGCGCCGTGCGCTCGAGCTGCGCGACGCGGCGGCCGACACCGTGGCCACCCTGCAAGACGAGCTCGATCAGCTCAACCGCAACACCGCGGCCATCGAGAAGCGCCGGTACGCGGCCCAGGTGGCGGATCTGGAAGACAAGCGCCGGCAGGCCCAGGCCGCGAAAGACGCCCAGGCGGTGGCCGATCTCAACCAGGCGCTGCGGCTCGCCAAGCAGATTCACGACCAGAAGATGGGCGCGATCGCGGCCGAGGCCGCGGCCGAGAAGCAGCGGGCGGCCGACGAGACGAAGGCCCGCCGAGAGAGCCGCGAGGAAGAGCTGCGCCAGCGCGAGGGCCTGGCCGCCCCCCGGGCCTCGGAGCTGGCCCGCGAAGACGCCAGCCGCACCCGCACGGGCGAATTCGCCCCGGCCCGCACGGTGCGGGTGGAGTTTGGGGCGGGCGGGCCGGCGGGAGAGTTCGCCGAGGCGGATCTGGATCGGATGCTGCGGATGTTTGAGGAACTGGGGGCGAGGACGGTATGACGCGCACGATTGACGAAGGAGACGCCCCATGATCCAGGACGACTGGACGATCGACTACGATCTCAAAACCCTCACCCACACCTCTGGAGCCACGATCTACACGGTGCGGGAACTGTACTCGTGGCTCATGGACGAGTTCGACGAGCTGGGGCAGCTCGACGATCAGGTGCCCATGAGCGCGCAGACGCCCACCGAGTTCAGCCTCATCAACGGTTGGGAGATCCCCGCGGGCTCCTACGAGTACCTCAAGGGCGGCGCGGTGGCCGACACCACCAACGACGACCTGTGGGCGAACATCTACACCCTGGGCACGATCGTGGCGGGCACGCCGATCTACGTGGTGCAAAACGGCGTGAAGCTCACCAAGTATTGGGCCGACGGGCACATCGACCTGCTTGTGCGCGTCAAGCAGGGCGGGGTGGAGATCGACGGGGCCGAGGTGACGGTGTTTGCCCGGGCGCTGGGAAACTCCTACGACCACTTCGGCATCGACCTCACGGCCGGCGGGCGTAACGCCGTGCCGCTGGCGACCGCGGTGGATCTCAACAACCAGACGCTCGAGGCCACGATTGCCGGCTACAACGACATCACCATCACCTTCGGGGCGGTCTCGAAGGACCTCAACAACGGGGCGGGCGCCAAGCCCTACGATGTCGTGATCGACTGCGCCACGCGCACCCTGGCCCAGGTCTACGAGTATTTGAAGTACGTCACGCGCCACACCTCGGTGCTCGTGCTCGACGGGGTGAACGGCGAGCAGTACATCTCGTGTGATCCGGCCTACAGCCCCGTGAAGACCGCCCCCTTCGGGACCTTCGCGGGCGGCAAGTTCTTCGGCGCCCGGGGCGTGTGGCTGGAAAACTACGACGCCGGGGACGCGAAGAA
This window encodes:
- a CDS encoding phage tail tape measure protein, producing the protein MADNLKLGIRIGVDAKDAESNVTRFEREFQRVLEGLGKTAPEIAAFRELELASAAGQKSLEGVDAQTLRLIGTFREMREVARAQDMLQIVPHQEIRGRIDQVNQAFATLKASGTLTQKELAQAALKANQQITQLQGSTNGWSDALLQAKTSLAGVVGAGAGLGYVVKQAMDFESAMADVRKVVDASPEQFAALTREIQDLTKELPLSAKELAAIAAAGGQLGVTAEDLGEFTRLAAQMATAFNMSAEQAGQAIAKLANVYGLPIAKVRELGDAINTLGNNTAATEAGIIETMTRIGGTAEQFGLATEQAAALSAAFISLGKAPEVAARSINALLAKLQTARVGTDQFKGGLEALGLSADALADRIAADPQKALSEFLHTLEALDKQSRAEILTQLFGEGYQDDIAVVVGALGQYDKALGLVADKTKTAGAMQNEFATRMETTAAQLDLLKNAVDRIATNLGTVLLPAVKGVVDGATAGADALASFAETFPVISQLAGLLVTLATTAGGLKVAFLAAKVAGLDMAEGVGERLKAMNQPIRDAARELGGLRTAMSVVSAFAVGWEIGTWLSSKFEVVRKAGVLMAWAVTKAFEDVRYAWELTKATLSDDTWEEATRRHTERTAEIKAGYEDLWEQAGKGAAETAKATQKAGDAAKDAGKKVGDAGKQGKAGLKEAKEEAKELQQALGALSADAFKALTGVSRQARDAAGSFADTVQTVGALGKEGERVAKIFAGEWAAALKKATDPADVEHLTDTLRMLWENGDLGARQYAQGLELAKQRMEELTGATVAGGNALTAYWASVSEAAKKAHAAQVEHAKKINAAAALGAEKTREAGGAWEDLQKKGTAAWEALQGGARAAGQAGEQAAGQAAKGLGVISAEAAAARASVAALGEEAEAAYLAVLRMGGRQVVSLAELKSAAAGITYEYARQAAAVDALTARLSGAEGATRANVAAAEDALESYQLLGDERLGGLRDALSDARRRALELRDAAADTVATLQDELDQLNRNTAAIEKRRYAAQVADLEDKRRQAQAAKDAQAVADLNQALRLAKQIHDQKMGAIAAEAAAEKQRAADETKARRESREEELRQREGLAAPRASELAREDASRTRTGEFAPARTVRVEFGAGGPAGEFAEADLDRMLRMFEELGARTV